The proteins below are encoded in one region of Paenacidovorax monticola:
- the pilV gene encoding type IV pilus modification protein PilV, translated as MNPMKHPAIRSQLGITLLESLVAIVVAALGILGILGVQMRTLADTQTSVRRAQAIRLIEDLGERMKVNPNALGNLNNYAIGWGTATGSPPLTPQASKQCDSATCSHAELAAYDLREWKRAVERTLPLGDARIFVAPGEGTAENRRQLGVMISWRENERDSSGAYNDRIDTTKIIAADNSVSEAGDTVTCPADRTCHLQYIPVSARCAPYFKGAEVQYFCPGPKS; from the coding sequence ATGAACCCTATGAAGCACCCCGCTATCCGTAGCCAGCTTGGCATCACCTTGTTGGAGTCCCTGGTCGCCATTGTCGTTGCAGCCCTGGGCATCTTGGGCATCCTCGGGGTGCAGATGCGGACATTGGCCGACACGCAAACCAGCGTGCGCCGCGCGCAGGCCATTCGCCTGATTGAAGACCTTGGCGAACGTATGAAGGTCAATCCCAACGCCTTAGGCAATCTCAATAACTACGCCATTGGCTGGGGAACAGCCACAGGATCGCCACCACTCACGCCACAAGCGTCCAAACAATGCGACTCCGCAACATGCTCTCACGCCGAACTGGCTGCCTACGATCTGCGGGAATGGAAGCGTGCCGTGGAACGCACCCTGCCCCTTGGTGACGCCCGCATCTTTGTCGCCCCAGGAGAGGGCACTGCAGAAAACCGTCGGCAATTGGGCGTGATGATCAGTTGGCGCGAAAACGAGCGTGATAGTAGTGGCGCTTACAACGACCGCATCGACACCACCAAGATCATTGCCGCCGACAACTCCGTCAGTGAAGCTGGCGACACCGTCACCTGCCCAGCAGATCGCACCTGCCATCTTCAGTACATCCCCGTCAGCGCCCGCTGTGCTCCGTATTTCAAGGGAGCGGAAGTCCAGTATTTCTGCCCGGGGCCCAAGTCATGA
- a CDS encoding PilW family protein yields MTSKTIFTFAHHTGFAESTGIGNRRVQRGVTLIELLIGISIGLLTIAVAMGALMVSRGVSGTVSDASQLQQQAAYVFRTIAQQVRQTGSLRLNLAATKPGIADAAIQIADLVAFETAEGDFNPARVVSGTSNSLTVGYRSYIDTLHAFAADPDTPGKGSLLSDCMGQKKTASDTLAQSTFTLNSTTSELRCTSFQNTQPQPIAQNIANFQVRYLMQTAAGSGSPQIQYVSAATVGNSTNPNWAQIVGVEACLVLYGSEAIDLPAGTTYTDCDGATQVDINTLPAPRTRRMHMVFRNVYQLRSQGLVGSAL; encoded by the coding sequence ATGACATCAAAGACGATCTTCACCTTCGCTCACCATACTGGTTTTGCTGAATCTACAGGCATCGGAAACCGGCGAGTCCAACGTGGCGTCACTTTGATTGAGCTGCTGATCGGCATCTCTATCGGCCTGCTCACCATTGCTGTGGCCATGGGAGCACTGATGGTGTCACGAGGTGTCAGCGGCACCGTCAGCGACGCCAGCCAACTGCAGCAGCAAGCCGCCTACGTGTTCCGCACCATCGCTCAGCAAGTACGGCAAACAGGTTCACTGCGGCTCAACTTGGCAGCTACGAAACCAGGCATAGCCGATGCAGCCATTCAGATTGCGGACCTCGTGGCGTTTGAAACCGCCGAGGGGGATTTCAACCCGGCGAGAGTCGTCAGCGGTACTAGCAACAGTCTCACTGTGGGCTACCGCAGCTATATCGATACCCTGCATGCCTTCGCAGCAGACCCAGACACCCCCGGCAAGGGATCCCTGCTCAGCGACTGCATGGGTCAGAAAAAAACGGCCAGCGACACCCTCGCTCAAAGCACCTTTACCCTGAACTCCACTACAAGCGAATTGCGCTGCACGAGCTTTCAGAACACGCAGCCACAGCCCATTGCCCAGAACATCGCCAACTTCCAGGTGCGCTACCTCATGCAGACAGCAGCAGGCTCAGGATCCCCCCAAATCCAGTATGTCAGCGCTGCAACAGTGGGCAACAGCACGAACCCCAACTGGGCACAGATCGTTGGCGTGGAGGCCTGCTTGGTACTTTATGGCAGCGAGGCCATCGATCTCCCCGCAGGCACTACCTACACCGACTGCGATGGTGCAACCCAAGTCGATATAAACACCCTTCCTGCCCCACGCACACGGCGCATGCATATGGTTTTTCGCAATGTGTACCAGTTACGCAGCCAAGGACTGGTTGGCTCGGCACTCTAA
- a CDS encoding pilus assembly PilX family protein codes for MQRTPILRQQRQKRPFQHQRGISLFVVIVFVLLSMLLALWASRTALFNEMVVGNDADYQRAFEAAQALIQDAELDVRGERANGSACVITNADTCRSGAAITKVPLEEPEVGPMLAALENISAGPRCAHALCAKRTGPQDFWNNSNTGNGITLDQMMTADIGARYGQYTGAEYKTGDKPSNPILTECAAANSQNCRYWIEVLPYNASARNSGLIANLPSNQLALSLVPNVVYRITALAQGRKPGSQVVLQQTYARQKLLD; via the coding sequence ATGCAACGCACACCCATCCTTCGACAGCAACGCCAAAAGCGCCCATTCCAGCACCAGCGCGGCATATCACTGTTCGTCGTCATCGTCTTTGTTCTGCTGTCCATGCTATTGGCTCTATGGGCCTCACGCACAGCGCTGTTCAACGAAATGGTGGTGGGCAACGATGCAGACTACCAACGCGCCTTTGAAGCTGCCCAAGCCCTGATACAAGACGCCGAGCTAGACGTGCGAGGGGAACGCGCCAACGGAAGCGCTTGCGTGATTACCAATGCCGATACATGCCGCAGTGGCGCTGCCATCACCAAAGTCCCGCTGGAAGAACCAGAGGTAGGCCCCATGCTGGCCGCACTGGAAAACATCTCCGCCGGCCCCCGCTGCGCTCACGCCCTATGCGCCAAGCGCACGGGCCCACAGGATTTCTGGAACAACAGCAACACGGGCAACGGCATCACACTAGACCAGATGATGACTGCAGACATAGGCGCTCGCTACGGTCAATACACCGGCGCCGAATACAAGACTGGTGACAAGCCCAGCAACCCCATTCTGACAGAGTGCGCTGCGGCAAACAGTCAAAACTGCAGGTATTGGATCGAAGTGCTGCCCTACAACGCCAGCGCCCGCAATTCGGGTTTGATTGCCAATCTCCCAAGTAACCAGTTGGCGCTGAGCCTCGTTCCCAACGTGGTCTACCGCATTACGGCACTGGCACAAGGTCGCAAGCCGGGTTCCCAGGTGGTGCTTCAGCAAACCTATGCCCGCCAGAAACTATTGGACTGA